ATAAACGGAAAATCAGAAAGTTTTCAGTCCAGGGAAGCTGTGCTTTTTAAATGCTCGAGATCACATGTTATTCAAGAAATGTGTAGAGTTGCATTTAGAAATTAGTAATAATTACAGCTACATTGTAGCTTGCCACCTCTCTCTAGCTTTGCCAAAAAATCCATGGAGGAATAGTTTGTATCTGGCCTAAGGGTCAATACTGGAATGCTACCTCTGTAGCTTTGCCAAAGAATCCAGGGAAGTATATTTTGTCTCTGGCCTAAGGAACAATACTGGAATGCTGTGTTATTGATTTATCCTCATCTGAATTTTCACCAAGATTTATCTCGGTAAGATGTTTTTATCTGCAGTCAAGTTGGAATTGTTGCTGCATGTGACATATCTGGTATATGAATCACACAATCCtaaataaatttgtaaaataatttatggaaaatatgtttttgtcacAATCAGTTCAAGAAATTTACACTGGGCACACAACTATACATTTGTCAGTATAATTCacacacatgctatattgtcaAATAGGAATgttattgacactatttttacaAGGTATGCTTTAGAAAATTGAAGTTGCAAAGTTTGTTACTTAGTGCAATTGATTTCTGATTagatttctttgattttaccCCTCTGAGTTTTACAAATAATGACTACCAGAGTGAAAGAGAAAGATcacattttaaagaatttagtTAATGATGAATACATAGGAGGAAAGGGGTTAATTAATACAAATTCAATAAAAGGTCCCCACCACCACTTTCATTTCCTCTTTTCTAGTTGTTTCAGAAAGGTCACTTAAGGTCAAAAAATAGGTCAAACAATCAAACTGGCCATTGTATTGAAGCTTCTGACCATTTTATACTTTGAagagaaaattgctgaaaattcAGGCATGCTTGTcttcatatttacattttgatcataattcTTTGACAGAATAGTCAAAAGCATTTAGTGATATTAATAGGAAGGTAAAACCAGACTACGTTAGCCCATCAAAGTTTGAATGGCATTTTGCAGTACATTAATAGTCTGAGCACAAACTCTGAAATGTCAAGTAAAGAGTGTAACATACCCAAGTCTCTGAATGTCACCACACAAGGTGACTTTTAGGTCCGTAGATTCACACCGGATAATTGATTTGAAACTAGTAATTCACAAGGAAGTTAAACTGGTCACAGACGTTTgctgtacatgtatcaacaaCAACCAGCCATTATAGCTCACGTGATTTGGCATCAGGAATATATTACCTGGTAACACGATGACATGCTGAGGCCAAAGTTCAATCATGACTCTCACCAGAGGGCGCTGTCATGAAATGTTACCAGCATTGTTTTTGATTGACTTGGTAATTTTCCTGCTATTgtctttggtcaaaaatatcaaatgatcaTTTGACTTAATGATCTTGtgtcaacatacatgtaaagcTGTTGTAAATGATATGAAATATCGATCCTTAATATCAATGTAATTAAGGAATAGGTTTATATACTTACAACAGAAACTATTAATTGCTGTACTACCATATCATTGCCATTGGAAGTTATGCAGAAATGAAAACAAGGCAAAAAATAGCATAATGATGACAGTCTgttgctcctcagtgcatttagctgcagggatgcaaggagagaggttttGGGAAtattgctgagaaagatgcaatttagaaagggttgaaatgtgaaactgtaataaaaccttttgtttttttaacagtGAGCGTCTAGCTTGGTAAACgtgccatcttgtacatgaaggcaaaaagcATAATTTTCAGATGTCCACTAAACTTGAAATTTGCATAGATcaacatagatcatccaaattgatttatctgcaatgTTTTGTACGTTCCTTGCTACAATATTAACCCGATTGCATTATAACAGAAAAACATCATTGCTTGCATGACTGGGGTGTAGACTGTGTGTTGCATACACTACATCTGCTATGATATTGCCAGACTACcgcactgcatcaaagaactgtggtttacaaagaaaatataattccaaacaaactttcttcctgtcattgatagccttgattttcttaGGATAATGGACATTATgaaagacgtcactttagcttgtccaTGACGGTGaattgattttttgcagaaacttgatcggcccagccaagtacacatgcttactcataacagctggaccacgatgatcacaacattgttttatGATATCCCAATACCTTGGCATACATGTATCTCGTGACAGTACCGCTGACATTGGCATATCTAGTGATATTGACAGTACCGCTGACCTTGGCATGTCTAGTGATATTGACAGTACCACTGACATTGGCATGTCTAGTGATATTGACAGTACCACTGACATTGGCATGTCTAGTGATATTGACAGTACCACTGATATTGGCATGTCTAGTGATATTGACAGTACCACTGACATTGGCATGTCTAGTAATATTGACAGTACCACTGATATTAGCATGTCTagtgatataataataataataataataataatattttattgcttgcttgtaaatataggatttacatcgcATTTGTGGCAAttaaagtgtgatacaaaaataagttcaaatattctccaataaagataaagtaatacagtataataatagtagctaataataaaacataactactaggtatttctttgtttatataaagtaaaaatataatctgcaagttgttcatttaaagataactcttgttttgtgaGTAGAGAAATATGCTGATTTTCAGTTGTAtcatttgggaaattgattttactgaaaaagttctttctttggactttgtatttctgacatactaataaaaagtgtgtttcattttcaatactgttggtgttacactgattgcagtatctttcagtaattaggtttttggaacagagtgtctccctttttcaattgctagctcatgattgctaatgcgaagtttggtgagcaattttcttttctcaccttgcaactgtgttaagtagggttctaatctaaaattatgttttagtcttagtttattattttcatcaattcagtgat
The DNA window shown above is from Ptychodera flava strain L36383 chromosome 5, AS_Pfla_20210202, whole genome shotgun sequence and carries:
- the LOC139133766 gene encoding uncharacterized protein — encoded protein: MLVVMSISLDMPMSVKLSISLDMPMLVVLSISLDMPMSVVLSISLDMTSVVLSISVDIPISVVLSISLDMPIHANISGTVNITRHANVSGTVNITRHANISGTVNITRHANVSGTVNITRHANVSGTVNITRHAKVSGTVNITRYANVSGTVTRYMYAKVLGYHKTML